The DNA window AAAGTCGCACATTAAACTGATCGATCTAGTTCATAGCATACTTCCTATTACAAAAATTGTAGTAGAAGTTGCAAGTTTCGATATACAAAAGATTAAGAACCCTAATATTGAAGGCAAACAATACCAACAAGGTGAACAATTAGATTTTTGGAATGTAAGGGAATATGTTCTATGGAGAGATAACTATACCTGTCAACACTGCAAAGGCAAAAGTAAAGATAAAAGACTCAATGTTCACCACATCGAAAGTAGACAAATAGGTGGGAACGCACCTAGTAATTTAATTACATTGTGTGAAACATGTCATAAGGATTACCACGATGGAAAAATTAAATTGGATTTTAAAAGAGGACAAAAATTTAAAGGTGCTACCTCTATGAATATTATGAGATGGACATTATACAATAGATTGAAAGATTTGTATTCTAACGTTCATCTAACTTATGGATATATCACTAAAAATACAAGGATACAAAATAGTTTAACTAAAACACATATAATAGACGCCTTATGTATTAGTGGTCATCCTCAAGCAAAACAACTAGAGTATTATTATCACATTAAAGAAGTTAGACGACACAATAGACAAATACACAAAGCTAACATTCTAAAGGGAGGAACAAGGAAGCTTAACCAAGCACCTTATCTAGTACATGGCTTTAGATTGTTTGATAAAATAAAATACAACGGTATTGAATGTTTCATATTTGGAAGACGTTCAACTGGATACTTTGATATAAGAAAACTTGATGGTACAGTAATTCATAGAAGTGCGAAAAGCAAAGATTTAATCCTGGTAAGTAAAACTAAAACTCTATTATGGGAAAGGAGGGAAAATTCTGCATTCCTCTCATCACTGAAACGGGCTTCCGCCTCTTAAGGAAGTGATGAGTTCCTTGCGGATCTCTTTATGAACATTGGTAATTTCCTTTTAGAAAGTTCTAATTTGTTTACAGTTTACAGATGGAATAATAATCCTGCAATTGTAAGATTTAGCGAATCTGACAACATATACAACAATCTTCTTTTAAGTTTATTTGTATTTTCTGACGACTCAGAAGAAAAGTTGGTAAAAATACTGCACAACAAAATATATGAAGCGATTCCTAAAATAGTATTATCAGACATATCATTGGCTACCAAAAGCAAAATTGAAGAAAAAGGCAAAAAACTTTGGGATGAAGTGATTAACAAAACCTATAAAGAAGTAGAATCAAATTTTGATAGCAATATTAGCCCAAAACTATTAATTCATTATACCTTTGATGAAGAAACTGATCAAAAAATTAAGATGATAAACCTCCTTGTCGCCCAAAAAGAAGCCAGTATTAACGAAAGAGTCTTTCCCGAATATTACAAAGAACCAAAAAGAAAAAACCAAACGAAAATAAAAAATATGGATATACAAGATAAAAAAGGAATAGAAGAATTAGCCAATGAGCTACTAGAGATATCCACAAGACTTGTAACTATGACAAGGTGGAATAAAAATCATAGAAATATTAAAAGTTCGGTAGCCTCTCATACCTTCTTTGTTTTTTTAATCTCTTACATTTTAGCTTTGACAGCTAATTTGCAAGTTAAGCAAATTTACGATATCATGATTGCTTCGATACTCCATGACTTGCCGGAAGCCTTTACAGGAGACGTCATTAGCCCGACTAAAAGAAAAGTAAGCGGCTTAGAAGAAATAATAGGAGAGATAGAAAAGGATTTCATTAAAGATTGGTACAACAATAAAAGTATAATAAAAGAGAAGATTAAAAAGTTTGAACAGTATATCTATGCACCGTTTGAAAATGATTATGGGCCATACGTGAAAACATCGGATTTAATAGCAGCATTAATAGAATGTTCCCTGGAAATAAGTACAGGGAACCAAAATAAATACTTTATAGATACCTTTGAATCAATAAAAAAGGAGATATTAAACTTCTCTCCAATTGATATTAGTGAAATTATAAATGAGATAGAATCAGCTATTCACCCCTAACGTATTTTTTCTCACCGTTAGGTAGTTTGAATTTAACAACCACGCCTTTTTGAGGTTTTTCGTAACCTAAATATATTTTGTGAACATTAGATTGATTAACTCCTGATTCTACACCTTCAGATGAAATGTGGGCTTCAAATGGATCTTCGTTGTAGACAAAAACGGTAACTTCAACTTCTTTCATAAAATCCCTCCGATCAAATGATATTTATTAAATTCAAAACAGCTTCTGTGAATCTAAAAGTAAAGTCACTGGACCATCGTTGACAATATTTACTCTCATATGAGCTTGAAATTCCCCTTGCTGAACGTTTAAAGTGTACTTCTCTATAATAGAAGAAATAAACTTATCATAAAGGGCTCTAGCATCATCCGGATTTGCGGAATCAGTAAAAGATGGTCTTCTCCCTTTTCTACAGTCACCGTATAAAGTAAACTGAGACACAATAAGCAACTCACCATTAACATCTAGTAAAGATCTATTCATTTTGTTTTGATCGTCCTCAAAAATTCTCAGATTTACTATCTTATCAGTCATCCAATTAATATCTGATTCTTGATCGCTCTTTGAAATGCCCAGAAAAACTAGGAGCCCTTTTCCTATTTGAGCAATAGTATTACCAGAAACAGTAACAGATGCTTGTGCAACTCTTTGAACTACAGCCCTCAAATTATACCCTCCTAACAGAATAAACACCCTTAGAATTTTTTAATTTATTACTTAAAAGACTCAGATGTTTTAAATTCTGAACGGATAAATATATTCTAAGGTTAAGAAAATTAGAATTACTTCTCATTTCGAATTTTTCTATATGTCCACCTTCATTATTTATAATATTTCTTACGTTATTTAAAACATTTTTGCTCTCCACATCCATCAATAATACGGTAGAAAATTTGTTTTGATTGTATTCATTCCATTCAACATTTACCTTTTTACTTTCATCTATATCCTGAATATTAGTGCAATCTTTTCTATGAATACCGATTCCTCTTCGAGTTATAACACCTATAATTTCATCTCCTGGAACCGGCATACAACATTTAGCAAAATAGCTTTCAACTCCTCCTTCACCATCAACAAGAACGGAGATCCCTTTTCTACTTGAGGTGGGTTTTTCGACAGTAGGAATCGCATCTTCTTCTTTTTCGTTTAGAGTAAAAATATTTCTAATAGTATTAACACTAATATCTTCTAAAGAGAGTTTAATGAAAAATTCATCGTCACTTTTTATATTGTATTTAATGTAAAATCCTATTTCCTTCAACTTTTCAAGAATTTCATCCATGGAAAAATTAAGTTTTTTAGAGAGCTCTCTAAACTTGTCCTTACCTCTTTCTATTAACTCAACTTCATTTTTTTGCCTGTAATATTTTTTTATCTTTGATACGGTCTTAGGAGAATGAGCATATTTTAACCAATCAATACTAGGTCCTTGAAAATTTCTATTGATCATTATCTCTACTATGTCACCAGTCTGCAATTTGTATGAGATAGGAACTAATTTACCATTGACTTTCGCTCCCGAAAAATGATTGCCAACCTCAGTATGAATAGCAAAAGCAAAATCAATAGGTGTTGCTCCTCTAGGCAAATGAATTATTTCTCCCTTAGGTGTAAATACAAAAATTTCTTTTGAGAGAAGGTTTGTTTCGATATCTTTCAATTCAAAAGCATTTTGAGCTATATATCTATGTAACTCCATCAGATCGGCTAAAAATTTCAACTTTTCCTGACTAACACCCTCTTTATAAACCCAATGAGCAGCTAAACCATATTCGGCCTCTTGATGCATGTCCCAATCTCGAATTTGAATTTCTAAAGGATCTCCTTTATGGGTTATAACAGTGGTATGGAGTGATTTGTAACCATTGAATTTAGGGGTTGCAATATAATCTTTTATCCTTCCTGGAATAGGGGACCAAATAGAATGTATTATTCCCAAAGCAGCGTAACATTTATTCTGATCTTCGGTAATTATTCTAAGAGCAATATAATCATAGATTTCATCTAAAGTTTTCCCTTTTCGAATCATTTTATCCCATATACTATATAAATGTTTAGAACGACCCTCAACAGTTGCTTTGATTTTTTGATTATCTAGCTCATGTTTAATAATCTGGGCATATTCGTTCAATCTATTTTGTCCAAGTCTTAATTTTTCCTCGATTTTAGACTTTAAATCAAAATACGTATCTGGATACAAATAACGAAAAGATAAATCTTCCAATTCTTCCTTGATCTTATAAATACCCAATCTATGGGCTATAGGCGCGTATATTTTTAAAGTTTCATCTGCTTTGGCTATTTGCTTTTTTCTGTCGACAAATTCCAAAGTTCTCATATTATGTAATCTATCAGCCAATTTAACGATTATGACTCTTATGTCCTCGGACATAGCAAAAAGCATCTTTCTTATAGTTTCCACTTTCTCTAAAGACTTCATGTCTTTTTCGTTTAGCCGTTCATTGAGCTTTAGATTACTGATCTTGGTAACACCTGAAACTATATTGGCAACATCGACTCCAAAAAGTTCTTTTATTTTATCTATTGGAACGCCGCAATCTTCAACTACATCGTGCAAAAGACCAGCTATTATAGTATCTACATCCATTTTTAAACCGGCGAGTATCAATCCAACACTTTTTGGATGCTCAAAAAATTCCTCACCAGAATCTCTATATTGACCATTATGTGCAGTTTCAGCTAAATCATAAGCTGCTCTTATTCTTTCTTTTCCTCTCTTAGTAAGCCTAACATTTAATAGTTTTTCAACCTCTTTCTCGTAACTTTTCGATTCTATCAACATAATCAAACACCTCTTAACGTTTCTTAAAAAAGCTCAATTAGGTCTTGTAAATTAAGGTACAATATAATTATAGCACAAATTTTTGAAATATTGAAAAAAATTAAAGACAAAAAAATTTATCAAAATGTAATATCAATTTTATTTTTTAGGCCCATACAGTATGTTTAAATATAAGTGGAGTTCCTCCTTAATATTTCTTAACATCACTTGATTTTATCCAAAAAAAAGATTGTTATAATTACATCGAAGACTTAAATTAAGGAGGGAATTATTGTGAAGAAGGTATTATTAACGTTAGTTTTAGTGGGTATAGCCCTTTTCAGTTTCGCAGAAACACTTGTTATAAAAGGTTCAAACACGATCTTTCCAGTAGCACAACTCTGGATAGAAGAGCTAAAAGATATGTATCCCGATTTATCAATAACATTGGAAGGTGCAGGTTCTTCAACAGGTATTGCTGCTTTATTCAACGGAACAACACACATCGCAAACTCGAGCAGATGGCTTAAAGAATCAGAATTGGAACAAATGTCCGAAGAAAGAAAGTATTTCATTCCCGTAGTTTTAGGATACGATGGAATAGCTGTTATTGTTAATCCCAATCTTGGAATAGATGAAATCTCTATAGAAGAATTGGCAAAGATTTACACTGGTGAAATCACAAGGTGGAACCAATTGAATACGAATTTACCAAACCAAAGGATTGTCGTATATTCAAGAAACTCCGCCTCAGGGACTTACGAAACATTCGTAGAAAAAGTTTTAGAGGGTAAAAGAATGGCACCAACAGTTCAAATGCTGGAATCAACACAAGCAGAAATTCAATCGGTTGCTAAAAACCAATATGCGATAGCTTATACAGGAGTAGGATATGTAACTAACGACGTAAAGGTTTTATCTGTTGATGGTGTACAACCAACAAAATTGAATATTTTAAATTCTGTTTATCCAATTTCAAGGCCATTGTATATGTTTGTTGATGCAACAAACGGTTACCCTGAAACCGGACCGGTAAAACAGTATTTGACATTTGGGCTATCAAAACGAGGTCAAGAATTAGTTGAACAGGCTGGATATGTAGCAGCATACGGATTTTAAAAGTTAATCCTTTAAAAGGAGTGCTTTTTCTGTGAATAGACGAGATTTCAAAAATATTATAAATCAAAGTATAATTACCG is part of the Petrotoga olearia DSM 13574 genome and encodes:
- the iscB gene encoding RNA-guided endonuclease IscB, translated to MLVYILNKYGKPLMPCKPSKARKLLKDGKAKVVRKEPFTIQLLYGSSGYKQPITLGIDAGSKTVGLSATTENKELFAAEVEIRDDIPKLISQKRQYRRDRRFRKTRYRKPRFLNRVHSKNKGWLAPSVEHKIKSHIKLIDLVHSILPITKIVVEVASFDIQKIKNPNIEGKQYQQGEQLDFWNVREYVLWRDNYTCQHCKGKSKDKRLNVHHIESRQIGGNAPSNLITLCETCHKDYHDGKIKLDFKRGQKFKGATSMNIMRWTLYNRLKDLYSNVHLTYGYITKNTRIQNSLTKTHIIDALCISGHPQAKQLEYYYHIKEVRRHNRQIHKANILKGGTRKLNQAPYLVHGFRLFDKIKYNGIECFIFGRRSTGYFDIRKLDGTVIHRSAKSKDLILVSKTKTLLWERRENSAFLSSLKRASAS
- a CDS encoding HD domain-containing protein, whose protein sequence is MNIGNFLLESSNLFTVYRWNNNPAIVRFSESDNIYNNLLLSLFVFSDDSEEKLVKILHNKIYEAIPKIVLSDISLATKSKIEEKGKKLWDEVINKTYKEVESNFDSNISPKLLIHYTFDEETDQKIKMINLLVAQKEASINERVFPEYYKEPKRKNQTKIKNMDIQDKKGIEELANELLEISTRLVTMTRWNKNHRNIKSSVASHTFFVFLISYILALTANLQVKQIYDIMIASILHDLPEAFTGDVISPTKRKVSGLEEIIGEIEKDFIKDWYNNKSIIKEKIKKFEQYIYAPFENDYGPYVKTSDLIAALIECSLEISTGNQNKYFIDTFESIKKEILNFSPIDISEIINEIESAIHP
- the dtd gene encoding D-aminoacyl-tRNA deacylase translates to MRAVVQRVAQASVTVSGNTIAQIGKGLLVFLGISKSDQESDINWMTDKIVNLRIFEDDQNKMNRSLLDVNGELLIVSQFTLYGDCRKGRRPSFTDSANPDDARALYDKFISSIIEKYTLNVQQGEFQAHMRVNIVNDGPVTLLLDSQKLF
- a CDS encoding RelA/SpoT family protein, whose translation is MLIESKSYEKEVEKLLNVRLTKRGKERIRAAYDLAETAHNGQYRDSGEEFFEHPKSVGLILAGLKMDVDTIIAGLLHDVVEDCGVPIDKIKELFGVDVANIVSGVTKISNLKLNERLNEKDMKSLEKVETIRKMLFAMSEDIRVIIVKLADRLHNMRTLEFVDRKKQIAKADETLKIYAPIAHRLGIYKIKEELEDLSFRYLYPDTYFDLKSKIEEKLRLGQNRLNEYAQIIKHELDNQKIKATVEGRSKHLYSIWDKMIRKGKTLDEIYDYIALRIITEDQNKCYAALGIIHSIWSPIPGRIKDYIATPKFNGYKSLHTTVITHKGDPLEIQIRDWDMHQEAEYGLAAHWVYKEGVSQEKLKFLADLMELHRYIAQNAFELKDIETNLLSKEIFVFTPKGEIIHLPRGATPIDFAFAIHTEVGNHFSGAKVNGKLVPISYKLQTGDIVEIMINRNFQGPSIDWLKYAHSPKTVSKIKKYYRQKNEVELIERGKDKFRELSKKLNFSMDEILEKLKEIGFYIKYNIKSDDEFFIKLSLEDISVNTIRNIFTLNEKEEDAIPTVEKPTSSRKGISVLVDGEGGVESYFAKCCMPVPGDEIIGVITRRGIGIHRKDCTNIQDIDESKKVNVEWNEYNQNKFSTVLLMDVESKNVLNNVRNIINNEGGHIEKFEMRSNSNFLNLRIYLSVQNLKHLSLLSNKLKNSKGVYSVRRV
- a CDS encoding phosphate ABC transporter substrate-binding protein PstS family protein, coding for MKKVLLTLVLVGIALFSFAETLVIKGSNTIFPVAQLWIEELKDMYPDLSITLEGAGSSTGIAALFNGTTHIANSSRWLKESELEQMSEERKYFIPVVLGYDGIAVIVNPNLGIDEISIEELAKIYTGEITRWNQLNTNLPNQRIVVYSRNSASGTYETFVEKVLEGKRMAPTVQMLESTQAEIQSVAKNQYAIAYTGVGYVTNDVKVLSVDGVQPTKLNILNSVYPISRPLYMFVDATNGYPETGPVKQYLTFGLSKRGQELVEQAGYVAAYGF